A single region of the Pseudomonas granadensis genome encodes:
- the xdhC gene encoding xanthine dehydrogenase accessory protein XdhC, which yields MYNWIDALADLQNQGEPCVLVTIIEELGSTPRNAGSKMVVSAHRMFDTIGGGHLEYKAMQIARDMLASGKQDTHLERFSLGASLGQCCGGATVLLFEPMGQVQAQIAVFGAGHVGRALVPLLASLPCRVRWIDSREAEFPEHIPHGVRKIVSEEPVDEIDDLPAGSYCIVMTHNHQLDLELTAAILKRNDFAWFGLIGSKNKRVKFEHRLRDRGFDPSVVQRMRCPMGISEVKGKLPVEIAISIAGEIIATYNANFGQHSASAEPIARLLPASRRSQSAKLKASN from the coding sequence ATGTACAACTGGATCGACGCCCTCGCCGACCTGCAGAACCAGGGCGAACCCTGTGTGCTGGTGACGATCATCGAAGAGCTCGGCTCGACGCCACGCAATGCCGGCTCAAAAATGGTCGTCAGCGCCCACCGGATGTTCGACACCATCGGTGGCGGGCACCTGGAATACAAGGCCATGCAGATCGCCCGCGACATGCTCGCCAGCGGCAAGCAGGACACCCATCTGGAGCGTTTCAGCCTCGGTGCCAGCCTCGGCCAGTGCTGCGGCGGCGCGACGGTGTTGCTGTTCGAACCGATGGGCCAGGTGCAGGCGCAAATCGCCGTATTCGGCGCCGGCCACGTCGGTCGCGCCCTGGTGCCGCTGCTCGCCAGCCTGCCCTGCCGGGTGCGCTGGATCGATTCGCGCGAGGCGGAATTCCCTGAGCACATCCCCCACGGCGTGCGTAAAATCGTCAGCGAAGAGCCAGTGGATGAAATCGATGATCTGCCCGCCGGCAGCTATTGCATCGTCATGACCCACAACCATCAGCTCGACCTGGAACTCACCGCCGCCATTCTCAAACGCAACGACTTCGCCTGGTTCGGCTTGATCGGCTCGAAGAACAAACGCGTCAAGTTCGAACATCGCCTGCGTGATCGTGGCTTCGACCCCAGCGTGGTGCAACGCATGCGCTGCCCGATGGGCATCAGCGAAGTCAAAGGCAAACTGCCGGTGGAGATCGCCATTTCCATCGCCGGCGAGATCATCGCCACCTACAACGCCAATTTCGGCCAGCACAGCGCCAGCGCCGAACCGATTGCCCGATTGCTGCCGGCCTCGCGCCGCAGCCAGTCCGCCAAACTCAAAGCCTCAAACTGA
- a CDS encoding benzoate/H(+) symporter BenE family transporter has product MTDATHARLRPLADTTPSAIVAGFIAMMTGYTSSLVLMFQAGQAAGLTSGQISSWIWAISIGMAVCSIGLSLRYRTPITIAWSTPGAALLITSLGGVSYGEAIGAYITCAVLVTLCGLTGSFERLVKKIPASLAAALLAGILFKIGSEIFVAAQHRTGLVLGMFFTYLLIKRLSPRYAVLAALLVGTALSGVMGLLDFSAFHLEVATPVWTTPHFSLAATISIGIPLFVVAMTSQNMPGVAVLRADGYTVPASPLITTTGIASLLLAPFGSHGINLAAISAAICTGPHAHEDRNKRYTAAVWCGIFYGIAGVFGATLAALFAALPKELVLSIAALALFGSIINGLSIAMTEVKEREAALITFMVTASGLTLFSIGSAFWGIVAGVLTLVILNWRKA; this is encoded by the coding sequence ATGACTGACGCCACCCACGCCCGCCTGCGTCCCCTCGCCGACACCACACCGTCCGCCATCGTCGCCGGCTTCATTGCGATGATGACCGGTTACACCAGCTCCCTGGTGCTGATGTTCCAGGCCGGACAAGCGGCGGGTCTGACCAGCGGGCAGATTTCCTCGTGGATCTGGGCGATCTCGATCGGCATGGCGGTGTGTTCGATCGGCCTGTCGCTGCGCTATCGCACGCCGATCACCATCGCCTGGTCGACGCCCGGCGCCGCACTGTTGATCACCAGCCTCGGCGGTGTGAGCTACGGCGAGGCGATCGGTGCCTACATCACCTGCGCAGTGCTGGTGACCCTCTGCGGCTTGACCGGCAGCTTCGAACGGCTGGTGAAGAAGATCCCCGCCTCACTGGCCGCGGCATTGCTGGCCGGCATCCTGTTCAAGATCGGCAGCGAAATCTTCGTCGCCGCGCAGCACCGTACCGGGCTGGTGCTGGGGATGTTCTTCACCTATCTGCTGATCAAACGGCTGTCGCCACGCTATGCGGTACTCGCCGCCCTGTTGGTCGGCACCGCGCTGTCAGGCGTCATGGGCCTGCTCGACTTCAGCGCCTTCCACCTGGAAGTCGCCACCCCGGTCTGGACCACGCCGCACTTTTCACTGGCCGCGACCATCAGCATTGGCATCCCGCTGTTCGTGGTGGCCATGACCTCACAGAACATGCCCGGCGTCGCCGTCCTGCGCGCCGACGGCTACACCGTCCCGGCCTCGCCGCTCATCACCACCACCGGCATCGCCTCGCTGCTGCTGGCGCCGTTCGGCTCGCACGGCATCAACCTTGCCGCCATCAGCGCGGCCATCTGCACCGGCCCGCACGCCCACGAAGATCGCAACAAACGTTATACCGCTGCCGTCTGGTGCGGGATTTTCTACGGAATCGCCGGGGTGTTCGGCGCGACGTTGGCGGCACTGTTTGCCGCGCTGCCGAAAGAGCTGGTGCTGTCGATTGCTGCATTGGCGCTGTTTGGGTCGATCATCAACGGCTTGAGCATTGCCATGACCGAGGTGAAAGAACGTGAGGCGGCGCTGATTACCTTTATGGTTACGGCGTCGGGGTTGACGTTGTTTTCGATTGGTTCTGCGTTTTGGGGGATTGTGGCGGGGGTGCTGACGCTGGTGATCCTCAATTGGCGCAAAGCTTAA
- the dacB gene encoding D-alanyl-D-alanine carboxypeptidase/D-alanyl-D-alanine endopeptidase gives MIKSLRPLLLAGLLLPLALPVSAATINTALTPNVEKALKASKLQPSALSLVMVPLEGPGTPTVFNADVSVNPASTMKLVTTYAALEMLGPNHQWKTEFYTDGDLSGGILNGNLYLKGGGDPKLNMEKLWLLMRDLRANGVTQITGDLVLDRNFFIQPQLPEFNDDGNDDNKPFLVKPDSLLVNLKALRFVARNDGGRVLISVEPPIASIHIQNTVKALPSKQCTGGVRYNPVPQADGSVNVTVAGQLGEGCSSQTYLSLLDHATYTAGAVRAIWKELGGSIQGQDRLASTPSNAKLLARAYSPDLAEIIRDINKYSNNTMAQQLFLSLGQRFRNEADGDDAKAAQRVVRQWLAKKGITAPHLVMENGSGLSRAERVSAREMASMLQAAWHSPYAAEYISSMPIAGTDGTMRKRLKTTAMRGEAHIKTGTLNTVRAIAGFSRDVNGNTWAVVAILNDKAPFGASSVLDQVLLDLYKQPKLPQTASVL, from the coding sequence ATGATCAAATCGTTGCGTCCATTGCTTCTCGCCGGCCTTCTTCTGCCGCTGGCCCTGCCTGTTTCCGCTGCCACCATCAACACCGCCCTTACCCCCAACGTCGAAAAAGCCCTCAAGGCCAGCAAACTGCAGCCCAGCGCCCTGTCGCTGGTGATGGTGCCGCTGGAAGGCCCGGGCACGCCGACCGTGTTCAACGCCGACGTGTCGGTGAACCCGGCTTCGACGATGAAACTGGTGACCACTTATGCGGCGCTGGAAATGCTCGGCCCCAACCACCAGTGGAAAACCGAGTTCTACACCGACGGCGACCTGAGCGGCGGCATTCTCAACGGCAACCTCTACCTCAAGGGTGGCGGCGATCCAAAGCTGAACATGGAAAAGCTCTGGCTGCTGATGCGCGACCTGCGCGCCAATGGCGTGACCCAGATCACCGGGGATCTGGTGCTCGACCGCAACTTCTTCATTCAGCCGCAACTGCCGGAATTCAACGACGATGGCAATGACGACAACAAGCCGTTCCTGGTCAAGCCGGACTCGTTGCTGGTCAACCTCAAGGCGCTGCGCTTCGTCGCGCGCAACGACGGTGGCCGTGTGCTGATTTCGGTTGAACCGCCGATCGCCAGCATCCATATCCAGAACACCGTCAAGGCGCTGCCGTCCAAGCAGTGCACCGGCGGCGTGCGTTACAACCCGGTGCCGCAGGCTGACGGCAGCGTCAACGTGACCGTCGCCGGGCAGTTGGGCGAAGGCTGCAGCTCGCAGACCTACCTGTCGCTGCTCGACCACGCGACCTACACCGCTGGTGCCGTGCGCGCGATCTGGAAAGAACTGGGTGGCAGCATTCAGGGCCAGGATCGTCTCGCTTCAACGCCGAGCAATGCCAAGCTGCTGGCGCGCGCCTACTCGCCGGACCTCGCCGAGATCATCCGCGACATCAACAAATACAGTAACAACACCATGGCCCAGCAGCTGTTCCTCAGCCTCGGTCAGCGTTTCCGCAACGAAGCCGACGGTGACGACGCCAAAGCCGCGCAACGTGTAGTACGCCAGTGGCTGGCGAAGAAGGGCATCACCGCGCCGCATCTGGTGATGGAGAACGGCTCCGGCCTGTCCCGCGCCGAACGCGTCAGCGCCCGTGAAATGGCGAGCATGCTGCAAGCCGCATGGCACAGCCCGTATGCCGCCGAATACATCAGCTCGATGCCGATCGCCGGTACCGACGGCACCATGCGCAAACGCCTGAAGACCACCGCCATGCGCGGTGAAGCGCACATCAAGACCGGTACGTTGAACACCGTGCGGGCGATTGCCGGGTTCAGCCGGGATGTGAATGGCAACACCTGGGCGGTGGTGGCGATCCTGAATGACAAGGCACCGTTCGGCGCATCGTCGGTGCTCGATCAGGTGCTGCTGGACCTGTACAAACAGCCGAAACTGCCGCAGACCGCTTCGGTCCTCTGA
- a CDS encoding YggL family protein yields the protein MATNRSQRLRKKLCVDEFQELGFELNLDFKEDLSEEAIDAFLEAFIKEAMEANGLGYVGGDDFGLVCLQKRGSVNEEQRAAVEAWLKNRSELTKYEVSPLLDVWYPEKPINAAK from the coding sequence ATGGCGACTAACCGTTCCCAGCGTCTGCGCAAAAAACTGTGCGTTGATGAATTTCAAGAGCTGGGTTTCGAACTGAACCTGGACTTCAAAGAAGACTTGTCCGAAGAAGCCATTGACGCTTTCCTCGAAGCATTCATCAAAGAAGCCATGGAAGCCAACGGTCTGGGTTATGTCGGCGGCGATGACTTCGGTCTGGTGTGCCTGCAGAAGCGCGGCTCGGTCAACGAAGAGCAGCGCGCTGCCGTTGAAGCCTGGCTGAAAAACCGCTCCGAGCTGACCAAGTACGAAGTCAGCCCGTTGCTGGACGTGTGGTATCCGGAAAAGCCGATCAACGCGGCCAAGTGA
- a CDS encoding GntR family transcriptional regulator, with the protein MTFKAPDSLAEQIAHHLAERIIRGEMKPGERIQEQKVTLALNVSRGSVREALLILERRHLIAILPRRGAHVTELTAHKVQSLCTLMSELYILLGNSVANGWQVQSDMAPFVQIQQRLTGHYERGDIRSFVDDSFAVMRAAYPFANNPYLQETVENLQPAMSRAYFLALEQRKAEMSEFLELFERLLAAVLARDLPQIRIVLTAYAQRSCDLVVSVLTVA; encoded by the coding sequence ATGACGTTCAAGGCGCCGGACAGCCTCGCCGAGCAAATCGCTCACCACCTCGCCGAGCGCATCATTCGTGGCGAAATGAAACCGGGAGAGCGCATCCAGGAACAGAAGGTCACACTGGCGCTCAACGTCAGTCGCGGTTCGGTCCGCGAAGCCTTGCTGATTCTCGAACGCCGCCACCTGATCGCGATCCTGCCGCGGCGTGGCGCCCACGTCACCGAACTCACTGCGCACAAGGTGCAGAGCCTGTGCACGCTGATGAGCGAGCTGTACATCCTGCTCGGCAATTCGGTGGCCAATGGCTGGCAAGTGCAGTCGGACATGGCGCCGTTCGTACAGATCCAGCAGCGCCTGACCGGGCATTACGAACGCGGCGATATCCGCAGCTTTGTCGATGACAGCTTCGCGGTGATGCGCGCGGCTTATCCGTTCGCCAACAACCCGTATCTGCAGGAAACCGTTGAGAACCTGCAACCGGCGATGAGCCGTGCGTATTTTCTCGCCCTCGAACAGCGCAAGGCAGAAATGAGCGAATTCCTCGAGCTGTTCGAACGCCTGCTCGCCGCCGTACTCGCCCGTGATTTGCCGCAGATCCGCATCGTGCTGACGGCGTACGCCCAGCGCAGCTGCGATCTGGTGGTGTCTGTCCTGACGGTCGCCTGA
- a CDS encoding GntR family transcriptional regulator: protein MNEQLQPLKKQPRAGKAGRSGTQDDIVYAHIFEAILEQRLAPGTKLSEEALGEIFGVSRTIIRRALSRLAHEGVVLLRPNRGAVVASPSVEEARQVFLARRLVERAITELAVQHATAEQIAELRQMVNDERDSFSRGDRGAGIRLSGEFHLKLAEAAMNAPLISFQRSLVSQTSLIIAQYESGNRSHCSYDEHTQLIDAIEKRDGELAVNLMMHHMDHIDSKLNLDEEGASDDLHAVFSHLLQTKKPGRSSAKL, encoded by the coding sequence ATGAACGAACAGTTGCAACCCCTCAAGAAACAACCGCGAGCAGGCAAAGCCGGGCGCAGCGGAACCCAGGACGATATTGTCTACGCGCATATCTTCGAGGCGATCCTCGAGCAGCGTCTGGCGCCCGGCACCAAGTTGAGCGAAGAAGCGCTGGGGGAAATCTTCGGGGTCAGCCGCACCATCATTCGCCGCGCGCTGTCGCGTCTGGCCCATGAAGGCGTGGTGTTGTTGCGGCCCAACCGTGGCGCGGTGGTCGCCAGTCCGAGCGTTGAAGAAGCGCGTCAGGTGTTTCTCGCGCGCCGCCTGGTCGAGCGTGCGATCACTGAACTGGCCGTGCAGCACGCCACGGCCGAGCAGATCGCCGAATTGCGACAAATGGTCAATGACGAACGCGACAGCTTCTCGCGCGGCGATCGCGGTGCCGGTATTCGTCTCTCGGGCGAATTTCACCTGAAACTGGCGGAAGCGGCGATGAACGCGCCGTTGATCAGTTTCCAGCGCAGCCTGGTCTCGCAGACTTCGCTGATCATTGCCCAGTATGAAAGCGGCAACCGTTCGCACTGTTCGTACGACGAACACACCCAATTGATCGACGCCATCGAAAAACGCGACGGTGAACTGGCGGTAAACCTGATGATGCATCACATGGATCACATCGACAGCAAGCTCAACCTCGACGAGGAAGGCGCGTCGGATGACCTGCATGCGGTGTTCTCGCATTTGTTGCAGACCAAGAAGCCGGGACGCTCGAGCGCCAAGCTCTGA
- the xdhA gene encoding xanthine dehydrogenase small subunit: MIQFLLNQELRSEHALDPNLTVLNYLREHVGKPGTKEGCASGDCGACTVVVGELQTDDAGREHIRYRSLNSCLTFVSSLHGKQLISVEDLKHKGELHSVQQAMVECHGSQCGFCTPGFVMSLFALQKNSDAPDHAKAHEALAGNLCRCTGYRPILAAAKQSCCGKQPDQFDAREAETIARLKAIAPTDIGELNSGDKRCLVPLTVADLADLYDAYPQARLLAGGTDLALEVTQFHRTLPVMIYVGNVAEMKRIETFEDRIEIGAATALSDCYEALKAEYPDFGELLQRFASLQIRNQGTLGGNIGNASPIGDSPPLLIALGAQIVLCKGETRRTLNLEDYFIDYRVTARQESEFIEKIIVPRASAEQLFRAYKVSKRLDDDISAVCAAFNLRVENGVIADARVAFGGMAAIPKRAAHCEAVLLGQPFNNAVIERACAALAEDFTPLSDFRASKEYRLFSAQNLLRKYFIELQTPHIETRVTAYV, from the coding sequence GTGATCCAGTTTTTACTTAACCAGGAACTCCGTAGCGAGCACGCCCTGGACCCGAATCTGACTGTGCTCAATTACCTGCGCGAACATGTCGGCAAGCCTGGCACCAAAGAAGGTTGCGCCAGCGGTGACTGCGGCGCGTGCACCGTGGTGGTCGGCGAGTTGCAGACGGATGACGCCGGGCGTGAGCACATTCGTTATCGCAGCCTCAATTCCTGCCTGACCTTCGTCTCGTCGCTGCACGGCAAACAACTGATCAGCGTTGAAGACCTCAAACACAAGGGCGAGCTGCACAGCGTCCAGCAAGCGATGGTCGAGTGCCACGGCTCGCAGTGCGGCTTCTGCACCCCCGGTTTCGTCATGTCGCTGTTCGCCCTGCAAAAGAACAGCGACGCCCCGGATCACGCCAAGGCCCACGAAGCGCTGGCCGGCAACCTCTGCCGCTGCACCGGCTACCGGCCAATTCTGGCGGCGGCAAAGCAATCGTGCTGCGGCAAACAGCCCGACCAGTTCGACGCCCGCGAAGCCGAAACCATTGCCCGCCTCAAAGCCATCGCCCCGACCGATATCGGCGAACTCAACAGCGGCGACAAGCGCTGCCTGGTGCCGCTGACCGTGGCCGATCTGGCCGACCTCTACGACGCTTATCCACAAGCGCGCCTGCTCGCCGGCGGGACCGACCTGGCCTTGGAAGTGACGCAGTTTCACCGCACCTTGCCGGTGATGATCTACGTCGGCAACGTCGCGGAAATGAAGCGCATCGAAACCTTCGAAGACCGTATCGAAATCGGCGCCGCCACTGCCCTCTCCGACTGCTACGAAGCGCTGAAGGCCGAATACCCGGACTTCGGCGAACTGCTGCAGCGCTTCGCTTCCCTGCAGATCCGCAATCAGGGCACGCTCGGCGGCAACATCGGCAACGCCTCGCCGATCGGTGATTCGCCACCGCTGCTGATCGCCCTCGGCGCGCAGATCGTGCTGTGCAAAGGCGAAACCCGCCGCACGCTGAACCTGGAAGATTACTTCATCGATTACCGCGTCACGGCCCGTCAGGAAAGTGAGTTCATCGAGAAAATCATCGTCCCGCGCGCCAGCGCCGAGCAGTTGTTCCGTGCCTATAAAGTGTCGAAGCGTCTGGACGACGACATTTCCGCCGTCTGCGCCGCGTTCAATCTGCGCGTGGAAAACGGCGTGATCGCCGACGCCCGCGTCGCCTTCGGCGGCATGGCGGCGATCCCGAAACGCGCCGCGCATTGCGAGGCCGTGTTGCTCGGTCAGCCGTTCAATAACGCCGTGATCGAACGTGCCTGCGCCGCGCTGGCCGAGGACTTCACGCCGCTGAGCGACTTCCGCGCGAGCAAGGAATATCGCCTGTTCAGCGCGCAGAATCTGCTGCGCAAATACTTCATCGAACTGCAAACACCGCACATCGAGACTCGGGTGACCGCTTATGTCTAA
- the guaD gene encoding guanine deaminase encodes MPLTRKAYRAAILHSIADPAEVGIEASCEYFEDGLLVVDGGKISALGHASDLLPTLPADIEIKHYQDALITPGFIDTHIHLPQTGMVGSYGEQLLDWLNTYTFPCESQFGDKAHADEVADIFIKELLRNGTTTALVFGSVHPQSVNSFFEAAEKLDLRMIAGKVMMDRNAPDYLVDTAESSYVESKALIERWHGKGRLHYAVTPRFAPTSTPEQLTLAGQLLTEYPDLYMQTHISENLKEIEWVKELFPERKGYLDVYDHYQLLGERSVFAHGVHLCDEECARLAETGSAISFCPTSNLFLGSGLFNLPMAEKHKLNVGLGTDVGGGTSFSLLQTLNEAYKVMQLQGARLSPFKSLYLATLGGARALRLEDKIGNLQPGSDADFLVLDYNATPLLSYRLKQSNNIAETLFVLMTLGDDRTVAQTYAAGTLVHQR; translated from the coding sequence ATGCCTCTGACTCGCAAAGCCTACCGCGCCGCCATCCTGCACAGCATTGCCGACCCCGCCGAAGTCGGCATCGAAGCCTCCTGCGAATATTTCGAGGACGGCCTGCTGGTGGTCGATGGCGGTAAGATCAGTGCCCTCGGCCACGCCAGCGACCTGCTGCCGACCCTGCCGGCGGACATTGAAATCAAGCATTATCAGGACGCGCTGATCACCCCGGGCTTTATCGACACCCACATTCACCTGCCGCAAACCGGCATGGTCGGCTCCTACGGCGAGCAATTGCTCGATTGGCTCAACACCTACACCTTCCCCTGCGAAAGCCAGTTCGGCGACAAGGCCCACGCCGACGAGGTCGCGGACATTTTCATCAAGGAACTGCTGCGCAACGGCACCACCACCGCACTGGTGTTCGGCAGCGTGCACCCGCAATCGGTGAACTCGTTTTTTGAAGCAGCCGAGAAACTCGACCTGCGGATGATCGCCGGCAAGGTGATGATGGACCGCAACGCCCCGGATTATCTGGTCGACACCGCCGAATCGAGCTATGTCGAGAGCAAGGCGCTGATCGAGCGCTGGCACGGCAAGGGCCGCCTGCACTATGCGGTGACGCCACGCTTCGCGCCGACCAGCACCCCGGAACAACTGACCCTCGCCGGGCAACTGCTGACCGAATACCCGGACTTGTACATGCAAACCCACATCAGCGAGAACCTCAAGGAAATCGAGTGGGTCAAGGAGCTGTTCCCGGAACGCAAAGGTTACCTCGACGTTTACGATCACTATCAGCTGCTCGGCGAGCGCTCGGTGTTCGCCCATGGCGTGCACCTGTGCGATGAAGAATGCGCGCGGCTGGCGGAAACCGGCTCGGCGATCTCGTTCTGCCCGACGTCCAACCTGTTCCTCGGCAGCGGCCTGTTCAACCTGCCGATGGCGGAAAAGCACAAGCTCAATGTCGGCCTCGGTACGGATGTCGGCGGCGGTACCAGCTTCTCGCTGCTGCAGACGCTCAACGAAGCGTACAAGGTGATGCAACTGCAGGGCGCGCGGCTGAGCCCGTTCAAGTCGCTGTATCTGGCGACGCTGGGCGGTGCGCGGGCGCTGCGTCTGGAGGATAAAATCGGCAACCTGCAACCGGGCTCCGATGCGGATTTCCTGGTGCTGGATTACAACGCTACGCCGCTGCTGAGCTACCGGTTGAAGCAGTCCAATAACATTGCCGAAACGTTGTTTGTACTGATGACGCTGGGGGATGACCGCACGGTGGCGCAGACGTATGCGGCGGGGACTTTGGTGCATCAGCGTTAA
- the xdhB gene encoding xanthine dehydrogenase molybdopterin binding subunit: MSNHHGVEKTQAELAELFARDLTTGVGRSVKHDSAAKHVSGEAQYIDDRLEFPNQLHLYARLSDRAHAKILSIDTQPCYAFDGVRIVITHEDVPGLKDIGPLLPGDPLLAIDDVQFVGQPVLAVAAKDLETARKAAMAAIIEYEDLEPVLDVVDALRKRHFVLDSHTHQRGDSASALASAEHRIQGTLHIGGQEHFYLETQISSVMPTEDGGMIVYCSTQNPTEVQKLVAEVLDVSMNKIVVDMRRMGGGFGGKETQAASPACLCAVVAHLTGQPTKMRLPRVEDMLMTGKRHPFYVEYDVGFDSSGRLHGINMDLAGNCGCSPDLSASIVDRAMFHSDNSYYLGDATINGHRCKTNTASNTAYRGFGGPQGMVAIEEVMDAIARHLNLDPLAVRKANYYGKTERNVTHYYQTVEHNMLEEMTAELEASSQYAERREAIRRYNANSPILKKGLALTPVKFGISFTASFLNQAGALIHIYTDGSIHLNHGGTEMGQGLNTKVAQVVAEVFQVDIDRVQITATNTDKVPNTSPTAASSGADLNGKAAQNAAQTIKQRLVEFAARHFKVSEEDVEFRNGHVRVREHILTFEALIQQAYFNQVSLSSTGFYKTPKIYYDRSQARGRPFYYFAFGAACCEVIVDTLTGEYKMLRTDILHDVGASLNPSIDIGQVEGGFVQGMGWLTMEELVWNNKGKLMTNGPASYKIPAVADMPLDLRVKLVENRKNPEDTVFHSKAVGEPPFMLGIAAWCAIKDAVASLGDYKHQPKIDAPATPERVLWGCEQMRQLKAVKAVEAETELAPL, from the coding sequence ATGTCTAACCATCACGGCGTAGAGAAAACTCAAGCTGAACTGGCTGAACTGTTCGCCAGGGACCTGACCACCGGCGTCGGCCGCAGCGTCAAGCACGACAGCGCCGCCAAGCATGTGTCCGGTGAAGCGCAGTACATCGATGATCGTCTGGAATTTCCGAACCAGTTGCACCTGTACGCCCGTCTGTCGGACCGCGCCCACGCGAAAATCCTCAGCATCGACACCCAGCCCTGCTACGCCTTCGACGGCGTGCGCATCGTCATCACCCACGAAGACGTGCCGGGCCTGAAAGACATCGGCCCGTTGCTGCCGGGCGATCCGCTGCTGGCCATCGACGATGTGCAGTTCGTCGGGCAACCGGTGCTCGCCGTCGCGGCGAAAGACCTGGAAACCGCACGTAAAGCGGCGATGGCCGCGATCATCGAATACGAAGACCTGGAGCCAGTGCTCGACGTGGTCGACGCCTTGCGCAAACGCCACTTCGTGCTCGACAGCCACACCCACCAGCGTGGCGATTCAGCGTCCGCTCTGGCCAGCGCCGAACATCGCATCCAAGGCACGCTGCACATCGGCGGACAGGAACACTTTTATCTGGAGACGCAGATCTCCTCGGTGATGCCCACCGAAGACGGCGGCATGATCGTCTACTGCTCGACACAGAACCCCACCGAAGTGCAGAAACTGGTCGCCGAAGTGCTCGATGTGTCGATGAACAAAATCGTCGTCGACATGCGCCGCATGGGCGGTGGTTTCGGCGGCAAGGAAACCCAGGCCGCGAGCCCCGCGTGCCTGTGCGCCGTGGTCGCGCACCTCACCGGCCAGCCGACCAAGATGCGCCTGCCGCGTGTCGAAGACATGCTGATGACTGGCAAGCGCCACCCGTTCTACGTCGAGTATGACGTCGGCTTCGACAGCAGCGGCCGCCTGCACGGGATCAACATGGACCTGGCCGGCAACTGCGGCTGCTCGCCGGACCTGTCGGCGTCGATCGTTGACCGCGCGATGTTCCACTCGGACAACTCCTATTACCTCGGCGATGCGACCATCAACGGTCACCGCTGCAAGACCAACACCGCGTCGAACACCGCCTATCGCGGTTTCGGCGGCCCGCAAGGCATGGTCGCCATCGAAGAAGTGATGGACGCGATTGCCCGCCATCTCAACCTCGACCCGCTGGCGGTGCGCAAGGCCAACTATTACGGCAAGACCGAACGCAACGTCACCCACTACTACCAGACCGTCGAGCACAACATGCTCGAGGAAATGACCGCCGAACTGGAAGCAAGCAGCCAGTACGCCGAGCGCCGCGAAGCGATCCGTCGCTACAACGCCAACAGCCCGATCCTGAAAAAGGGTCTGGCGCTGACGCCGGTGAAATTCGGCATTTCCTTCACCGCCAGCTTCCTCAATCAGGCCGGCGCGCTGATCCACATTTACACCGACGGCAGCATCCATCTGAACCACGGCGGCACGGAGATGGGCCAAGGCCTGAACACCAAAGTCGCCCAGGTCGTGGCTGAAGTGTTCCAGGTGGACATCGACCGCGTGCAGATCACCGCGACCAATACCGACAAGGTGCCAAACACCTCGCCGACCGCCGCTTCCAGCGGTGCCGATCTCAACGGCAAAGCGGCGCAGAACGCGGCGCAAACCATCAAGCAACGTCTGGTCGAATTCGCTGCGCGGCATTTCAAGGTCAGCGAAGAAGACGTCGAGTTCCGCAACGGCCATGTGCGCGTGCGTGAGCACATTCTGACCTTCGAAGCGCTGATCCAGCAGGCGTATTTCAATCAGGTGTCGCTGTCGAGCACCGGCTTCTACAAGACCCCGAAAATCTACTACGACCGCAGTCAGGCCCGTGGTCGTCCGTTCTACTACTTCGCCTTCGGCGCGGCGTGCTGCGAAGTGATCGTCGACACCCTGACCGGCGAGTACAAGATGCTGCGCACCGACATCCTGCACGACGTCGGCGCCTCGCTGAACCCGTCGATCGACATCGGTCAGGTCGAGGGCGGTTTCGTACAGGGCATGGGCTGGCTGACCATGGAAGAGCTGGTCTGGAACAACAAGGGCAAGCTGATGACCAACGGCCCGGCCAGTTACAAGATCCCCGCAGTGGCGGACATGCCGCTGGACCTGCGGGTGAAGCTGGTGGAAAACCGCAAGAACCCGGAAGACACGGTGTTCCATTCCAAGGCTGTCGGTGAACCGCCGTTCATGCTCGGGATTGCCGCCTGGTGCGCGATCAAGGATGCGGTGGCGAGCCTGGGTGACTACAAGCATCAGCCAAAAATCGACGCACCGGCGACCCCGGAGCGGGTGTTGTGGGGGTGTGAGCAGATGCGCCAGCTCAAAGCGGTGAAAGCTGTCGAAGCTGAAACCGAGCTGGCTCCGCTCTAG